A region from the Sinorhizobium alkalisoli genome encodes:
- a CDS encoding aldehyde dehydrogenase family protein — MMHGLALNAPFSSDEIVVRNPFDGSVVGTVPSSDATCVSSFIERARHGAQAAKALPRHKRAAILEKAASAIEAAHEEFALLIVKEAGKTITQARKEATRCVNTLKLSADEAKRNAGEVIPFESYAGSEARQGWYTREPLGIITAITPYNDPLNLVAHKLGPAIAGGNAVLLKPSELAPLSALKLVDVLVESGLPEEIVTVVIGGADLGKALVVPRDVRMISFTGGFATGEAIARAAGIKKLAMDLGGNAPVIVMEDCNFVAAVEGCVSGAYWAAGQNCIGTQRILIQRSIYERFKSEFVAATKMLKTGNPLEPDTDVGPMISERAVQRAAAMVDRAVASGADLLCGHSPAGNLYPPTVLENVPFGCDLWSEEVFAPIVILEPFDALCDAIRLANAPDYSLHAGIFTNDLEGALEAASGIDAGGIMINDSSDYRFDAMPFGGFKYGSMGREGVRFAFEDMTQPKVVCINRLKR, encoded by the coding sequence ATGATGCACGGCCTCGCCCTGAACGCACCCTTTTCAAGCGATGAGATCGTCGTGCGCAACCCTTTCGACGGATCGGTCGTCGGAACCGTTCCAAGCAGCGATGCTACCTGCGTCAGCAGCTTCATCGAACGCGCACGCCACGGAGCGCAGGCCGCTAAAGCTCTGCCGCGCCACAAGCGAGCTGCAATCCTCGAAAAGGCGGCCTCCGCCATTGAGGCGGCGCACGAAGAATTCGCGCTTCTTATCGTCAAAGAGGCCGGCAAAACGATAACGCAAGCCCGCAAAGAGGCGACCCGATGCGTCAACACGCTAAAGCTCTCGGCCGATGAGGCCAAACGCAATGCCGGCGAGGTCATTCCGTTCGAGTCCTATGCTGGGTCCGAGGCCCGGCAGGGATGGTACACGCGAGAGCCGCTCGGGATCATTACGGCGATCACCCCTTATAATGATCCGCTGAACCTGGTCGCCCATAAACTTGGACCGGCGATTGCAGGTGGAAACGCCGTACTCTTGAAGCCGTCTGAGCTTGCTCCCCTGTCGGCGCTCAAACTGGTCGACGTTCTGGTGGAAAGCGGCCTTCCGGAAGAGATCGTTACGGTTGTCATTGGTGGCGCGGATCTTGGCAAGGCACTCGTCGTGCCAAGAGACGTGCGAATGATTTCGTTCACGGGCGGATTTGCCACCGGGGAGGCAATTGCCAGGGCTGCCGGCATTAAAAAGCTGGCGATGGATCTTGGAGGCAACGCACCGGTCATCGTCATGGAGGACTGCAATTTTGTCGCTGCGGTCGAGGGCTGCGTGTCTGGAGCCTATTGGGCGGCCGGTCAGAACTGCATTGGCACCCAGAGGATCCTGATCCAGCGCTCCATTTATGAGCGGTTCAAGTCGGAGTTCGTTGCAGCCACAAAAATGCTCAAGACCGGAAACCCACTTGAACCTGACACCGATGTCGGCCCGATGATTTCGGAACGTGCCGTTCAACGCGCAGCGGCGATGGTCGACCGCGCTGTTGCTTCTGGCGCCGACCTTCTTTGCGGCCACAGCCCGGCGGGCAACCTTTACCCGCCGACGGTGCTGGAAAATGTTCCATTCGGTTGCGACCTATGGAGCGAAGAGGTGTTTGCTCCGATCGTAATCCTCGAACCCTTCGATGCGCTCTGCGATGCCATCCGCCTCGCGAATGCGCCAGATTACAGTCTGCACGCCGGCATCTTCACAAATGACCTCGAGGGAGCCCTTGAGGCGGCTAGCGGGATTGATGCCGGAGGGATCATGATCAACGACTCTTCCGACTATCGTTTCGACGCTATGCCGTTCGGCGGCTTCAAGTATGGCAGCATGGGCCGTGAAGGGGTGCGCTTTGCCTTTGAAGACATGACCCAGCCAAAGGTCGTCTGCATCAACAGGCTGAAACGGTAA
- a CDS encoding IS110 family transposase: protein MKIFVGLDVAKDLHWAYVIDSDAKPVLSHSVANDPDQIAALITEIEALGADEVTVALDLLGGTATLLCAMIAEAGLRLVHTPGLSVNRARQGMRGGENKSDPRDAATIAELARTRPDLRPVETEREIDVDIRLLVGRRSEIVRDQTRRLGRLRDLLSSLFPAFERQIDVKTKTGLTFLSHFAAPHELRTARAARIARKLMRSSPHLRGVLQLAEEAIMLAKAQSLDVPGATTRARLIKELAAEALAARQARDRIDSDIAELLARHPDAALVQSLPGMGVVMTAELIAHIGDIRRFRSADALAAAAGLTPVLRQSGKSYAIRRATSGDKALKRVFFQSAFAALSHPGSKAFYNRKRTEGKRHSQALIALARRRINVIWAMLNSRQPFVENFKNVA, encoded by the coding sequence ATGAAGATATTCGTTGGCCTGGATGTGGCCAAGGATCTGCATTGGGCCTACGTGATCGACAGCGATGCCAAGCCGGTTCTCAGCCATTCGGTTGCAAACGACCCGGATCAGATCGCGGCTTTGATCACCGAGATCGAAGCGCTCGGCGCTGATGAGGTGACCGTGGCGCTCGATCTTTTGGGCGGGACGGCTACGCTGCTGTGCGCGATGATCGCCGAAGCGGGATTGCGGTTGGTGCATACGCCGGGACTTTCGGTCAACCGGGCGCGGCAGGGTATGCGGGGCGGCGAGAACAAGTCCGACCCGCGAGATGCGGCCACGATCGCCGAACTGGCGCGCACACGCCCCGACCTGCGTCCCGTCGAGACCGAACGTGAGATCGACGTGGATATCCGCCTGCTGGTCGGTCGGCGTAGTGAGATTGTTCGGGATCAGACGCGCCGCCTGGGGAGGTTGCGTGATCTGCTTTCCTCCCTTTTTCCGGCGTTTGAACGCCAGATCGATGTCAAAACCAAGACCGGGTTGACCTTTCTCAGCCACTTTGCAGCTCCCCACGAATTGCGCACCGCGCGCGCTGCGAGAATCGCCAGAAAGCTCATGCGATCGTCCCCGCATCTGCGCGGCGTTCTGCAATTGGCCGAGGAGGCGATCATGCTCGCCAAGGCGCAGTCGCTTGACGTGCCGGGTGCCACAACGCGGGCGCGTCTCATCAAGGAACTGGCCGCCGAGGCCCTGGCGGCACGCCAAGCCCGAGATCGTATTGACAGCGACATCGCCGAGCTGCTCGCCCGCCACCCTGATGCGGCCCTCGTCCAGAGCCTGCCGGGGATGGGGGTCGTTATGACGGCAGAGCTGATCGCCCATATCGGCGACATCCGACGCTTCCGCTCCGCCGATGCGCTCGCCGCCGCCGCCGGACTGACACCAGTCCTGCGTCAATCGGGAAAATCCTATGCGATCCGGCGCGCCACCAGCGGCGACAAGGCGCTCAAACGCGTCTTCTTCCAGTCCGCTTTCGCTGCACTCAGCCACCCTGGAAGCAAAGCCTTCTACAACCGAAAACGCACCGAAGGGAAAAGGCACAGCCAAGCACTCATCGCACTCGCACGACGACGCATCAACGTTATTTGGGCAATGCTTAATTCGCGGCAGCCATTCGTCGAAAACTTCAAAAATGTCGCTTGA
- a CDS encoding homoserine dehydrogenase, producing the protein MTVYNIALIGFGGVNRALAELIATRNPVWERELGFRLNIVAVSDLYLGSVISPNGLDAKTLIGAKFTKGGFGQLSGGSAEADNETIIRTAPADIVVEATFTNPTDGEPAVSHCRWALASGKHVVTTNKGPVALAASELKALAEANGVRFEYEGSVMSGTPVIRMAEKTLAGAEVDGFEGILNGTSNFVLGRMESGLDFDTAVRQAQELGYAEADPTADVEGFDVRLKVVILANELLGARLKPDDVTCKGISQLSPSDIRDAAKANSRWKLIGSASRGEDGRVVGSVMPKQLPLEHPLAAVNGPTNAVSFNTKLLGSVTVTGPGAGRIETAYALLSDIVAIHTQSTSAIAKEAA; encoded by the coding sequence ATGACCGTCTACAACATTGCTCTCATCGGCTTTGGCGGCGTAAACCGCGCTTTGGCCGAGCTTATCGCGACAAGGAACCCGGTATGGGAGCGGGAGCTCGGGTTCCGTCTCAACATTGTCGCTGTGAGCGATCTTTATCTGGGCTCCGTGATCTCGCCAAACGGGCTCGACGCGAAGACGCTGATTGGAGCCAAGTTCACCAAGGGTGGGTTCGGCCAACTCTCAGGCGGCAGTGCGGAAGCGGACAACGAAACGATCATCAGGACCGCGCCGGCAGACATTGTCGTAGAGGCAACGTTCACCAACCCGACGGACGGCGAGCCCGCAGTCTCCCATTGCCGTTGGGCGCTCGCAAGCGGCAAGCATGTGGTCACGACGAACAAGGGTCCGGTGGCACTTGCGGCGTCCGAGCTGAAGGCCCTCGCTGAGGCAAATGGCGTCCGGTTTGAGTACGAGGGTTCCGTGATGAGCGGAACGCCGGTGATCCGGATGGCCGAGAAGACGCTCGCGGGCGCTGAGGTCGATGGCTTCGAGGGGATCCTGAACGGCACTTCCAACTTCGTTCTGGGACGGATGGAAAGTGGCCTGGATTTCGATACCGCCGTCAGGCAAGCACAGGAGCTCGGCTACGCGGAAGCCGATCCCACGGCGGATGTGGAAGGCTTCGACGTCCGCCTCAAGGTCGTCATCCTTGCCAATGAGCTGCTTGGCGCACGACTCAAACCGGATGACGTCACCTGCAAGGGCATTTCGCAGCTTTCGCCTTCTGACATCAGGGACGCGGCCAAGGCCAACAGCCGCTGGAAACTCATTGGTTCCGCCTCCCGGGGCGAAGACGGCCGCGTCGTCGGAAGCGTCATGCCGAAGCAACTGCCGTTGGAGCATCCTCTCGCCGCCGTCAACGGTCCAACCAATGCAGTTTCGTTCAACACGAAGCTGCTCGGTTCTGTGACGGTTACCGGACCAGGTGCGGGGCGAATCGAGACCGCCTATGCTCTTCTGTCCGACATCGTGGCAATTCATACCCAAAGCACCTCCGCCATTGCAAAGGAGGCAGCCTAA
- a CDS encoding ArgP/LysG family DNA-binding transcriptional regulator yields the protein MMDYQAVKAVVCVIRLGSFDKAARELKVTQSAVSQRVKQLEQRLGVALIVRGSPCSATTAGARLVHHFERVELLERQLATSMPSLIGPGSLPERMTIRIAANPEWLGSWILDAVSDFVRCAPFLVDLVLNETIPTLERLRADEVVAAVTLGEERLEDHDSSSLGRLRLVAVATPDYSSRHFPQGAIPEVMVKAPGLALGPTDPLPKRWVKVALGDDVEFPVHRLPSRASIFDAALAGLGWGIVPLHLAAAHLRSGTLTELITGTGFDLPVQWQVHRVAVRQLEGLTATIVRLAQQSLKLDGIS from the coding sequence ATGATGGACTACCAGGCAGTCAAGGCCGTCGTTTGCGTCATCAGATTGGGCAGCTTCGACAAGGCAGCGCGCGAACTGAAGGTTACGCAATCAGCTGTGTCGCAGCGGGTCAAGCAGCTGGAGCAACGTCTCGGCGTCGCGCTGATCGTCAGAGGAAGTCCCTGTTCCGCCACCACAGCGGGTGCGCGGCTCGTCCACCATTTCGAGCGCGTCGAACTGCTCGAGCGCCAATTGGCCACCAGCATGCCCAGTCTCATCGGTCCTGGCTCACTGCCTGAACGCATGACCATCAGGATTGCCGCCAATCCGGAGTGGCTCGGGAGCTGGATCCTGGATGCCGTCTCCGACTTCGTGCGATGTGCACCGTTTCTCGTCGACCTGGTTCTGAATGAGACCATTCCGACGCTAGAAAGGCTGCGAGCTGACGAGGTTGTCGCTGCAGTCACCTTAGGCGAGGAACGGCTTGAGGATCACGACAGTAGTTCGTTGGGCCGCCTGCGCCTCGTAGCCGTGGCAACACCGGACTATAGCAGCCGCCATTTTCCGCAAGGGGCAATCCCCGAGGTGATGGTCAAAGCGCCTGGACTGGCCCTGGGGCCGACCGACCCCTTGCCGAAGCGATGGGTCAAAGTTGCGCTCGGCGATGATGTCGAGTTCCCGGTGCATCGCCTGCCCTCGCGCGCAAGCATCTTCGATGCAGCTCTCGCAGGCCTCGGATGGGGCATCGTCCCGCTTCACCTTGCTGCGGCCCATCTCAGGTCGGGCACTCTGACAGAATTGATTACAGGGACAGGCTTCGACTTGCCGGTGCAATGGCAGGTTCATCGCGTGGCAGTCCGCCAGCTGGAGGGGCTGACCGCGACCATCGTTCGCCTTGCGCAGCAAAGCCTCAAACTGGACGGAATTTCATAG
- a CDS encoding DMT family transporter, with product MHWIILLIAGLLEVVWAFYMKKSEGFTLLVPSAITVTAMIASGVLLSFSMRVLPLGTAYTVWTGIGAVGSFLLGVLVLNEPAAPMRILAGAMIVSGLLMMKLSNAG from the coding sequence ATGCATTGGATTATTCTGCTCATCGCCGGGCTGCTCGAAGTGGTCTGGGCCTTCTATATGAAAAAGTCCGAAGGCTTCACACTGCTCGTTCCGTCCGCAATCACGGTCACCGCAATGATTGCAAGCGGTGTGCTGCTTTCATTCTCGATGCGGGTTCTTCCGCTTGGCACCGCCTACACCGTCTGGACTGGGATTGGAGCCGTCGGGTCGTTCCTGCTTGGCGTCCTGGTCTTGAACGAGCCAGCTGCCCCAATGCGCATTCTCGCCGGCGCCATGATAGTCTCAGGTCTTCTGATGATGAAGCTGTCGAACGCAGGATGA
- a CDS encoding trans-sulfuration enzyme family protein, whose product MSIPDKHELSTLSFNTLSVHGGNEIDKTSGAIRTPIVMANSYLLPYDPSTMDWSDTEAPSYTRNSGHNQICLQRKLAAMEGGEDAAVFATGVAALHAVFFTFLKSGDHVIVGDVTYEAVWRLFAELLPQRYKIEATFVDMGDMEAVRAAVRPNTKLIHTETIANPTTKVADIATLVSIARQAGALLSVDSTFTPPPFFRPLALGADLVIHSLTKYINGHGDAMGGVVVGSKELIHHVKADALVDLGGTISPFNAWLITRGSVTLPLRLRQQFATAQVVAHYLAQDKRVAYVTYPGLESHDQHQLAKAQFAGKGYGGVMAFAVEGDPDAQNRFVSNLKVITSAVSLGHDETLIVHVGGSGRGGAERYPLNFQKYGHLRLSIGLEDPEDLIADIKNALDETFDRS is encoded by the coding sequence ATGTCCATACCAGACAAACACGAGCTTTCGACGCTCTCCTTCAACACGCTTTCGGTGCATGGCGGCAACGAGATCGACAAGACCTCCGGCGCGATCCGCACACCAATCGTCATGGCCAATTCCTATCTTCTGCCCTACGACCCCTCGACCATGGATTGGTCGGACACGGAGGCGCCTTCCTATACACGCAATTCCGGTCATAACCAGATCTGCCTGCAGCGCAAGCTGGCGGCCATGGAAGGTGGAGAGGACGCAGCCGTTTTCGCAACCGGTGTCGCTGCCCTTCACGCCGTGTTCTTCACCTTCCTGAAAAGCGGCGATCATGTGATCGTCGGCGATGTCACGTATGAAGCCGTCTGGCGGCTCTTCGCCGAGCTCTTGCCACAGCGCTACAAGATTGAGGCAACCTTCGTCGATATGGGCGACATGGAGGCAGTCAGAGCCGCCGTCCGGCCCAACACGAAGCTGATCCATACGGAAACGATCGCCAATCCGACCACAAAGGTTGCCGATATCGCGACACTGGTCTCCATAGCCAGGCAGGCTGGCGCGCTTCTGTCGGTCGACTCCACCTTTACGCCTCCCCCCTTTTTCCGGCCGCTGGCGCTCGGCGCCGATCTCGTCATCCACTCCCTGACCAAGTACATCAATGGCCATGGTGATGCCATGGGCGGTGTGGTGGTCGGTTCCAAGGAGCTCATCCATCATGTCAAGGCGGACGCCCTTGTCGATCTCGGCGGAACGATCTCCCCCTTCAATGCCTGGCTGATCACCCGCGGCTCGGTCACGCTTCCCTTGCGCCTCAGGCAGCAGTTTGCCACCGCACAGGTCGTTGCGCATTACCTTGCCCAGGACAAGCGGGTTGCCTACGTCACCTATCCCGGGCTCGAAAGCCACGACCAGCACCAACTCGCAAAGGCTCAATTTGCAGGCAAGGGTTATGGCGGCGTCATGGCCTTTGCGGTTGAGGGGGACCCGGACGCCCAGAACCGTTTCGTTTCCAATCTGAAGGTGATCACCTCAGCGGTCTCGCTCGGTCACGACGAGACCCTGATCGTGCACGTCGGGGGGAGCGGCCGCGGAGGCGCCGAACGCTATCCGCTGAACTTCCAGAAATATGGACATCTGCGTCTTTCCATCGGCCTGGAGGATCCCGAGGACCTCATCGCCGATATCAAAAACGCTCTCGACGAGACCTTCGACCGGTCCTGA
- a CDS encoding ABC transporter permease, translating to MDFSWIFPYRDLILQGAFLTCLLLVISVTCGFGLAIFLAIAQVGKSPGARWLAKGYCTFFRGTPLLIQLWLIYYGLGTYLPYVPGLRTSFLWPILREGLFFAAFALTLNFAAYQGEILRGAMLAVPKVELEAARAVGMSPATILRRIWLPRAIRIGLPTFAGEVVLQLKATPIVFSVTVMDLYGAAYKIRQDTLLVYEPLLLVTLFYVGLTFLITRAFQKLENAVPTRR from the coding sequence ATGGATTTCAGCTGGATTTTCCCCTACCGCGATCTCATTCTGCAGGGTGCTTTCCTCACCTGCCTGCTGCTTGTGATCTCGGTGACCTGCGGCTTTGGCCTGGCGATCTTCCTTGCGATTGCCCAGGTGGGCAAGAGCCCCGGCGCACGCTGGCTTGCGAAGGGATACTGCACGTTCTTCCGCGGCACACCGCTTCTGATTCAGCTCTGGCTCATTTACTACGGCCTGGGCACGTATCTGCCTTACGTACCGGGACTGAGGACAAGTTTCCTGTGGCCGATATTGCGAGAAGGCCTGTTTTTCGCCGCCTTTGCTTTGACGCTGAATTTTGCAGCCTATCAAGGTGAGATCCTCAGAGGCGCCATGTTGGCGGTTCCGAAGGTTGAACTTGAGGCTGCTCGCGCTGTTGGTATGTCGCCAGCCACGATCCTGCGCCGGATCTGGCTTCCTCGTGCGATCCGCATCGGCTTGCCCACCTTCGCCGGAGAAGTGGTCCTTCAGCTCAAGGCCACACCGATCGTGTTTTCGGTGACGGTCATGGACCTCTATGGCGCCGCCTACAAGATCCGCCAGGACACGCTGCTTGTCTATGAACCGCTGCTCCTCGTCACCCTCTTCTATGTCGGTCTGACCTTTCTCATCACCCGGGCCTTCCAGAAGCTCGAAAATGCTGTGCCGACGCGCCGCTAG
- a CDS encoding ABC transporter permease → MNPPHSALDLLSIAPPGWGGVLLAGALATVLISSGAYLVGMLIGLFGALGKLSGFRPLQLLLNAYTTIIRAVPELILIVALYYAGTDGLNRILAWAGLGPIEINGLIAAIAVLGFVQGAYMTEVLRGAILAIPVGQLEAAKAFGMRPALRFRRIVLPGLIPNALPGFANLWMSVIKDSALIAVVGYQELALAARVAASNTKEYMVFFLAAAVLYLVITIVSNMLFAALEAYFRRGQRPVV, encoded by the coding sequence ATGAACCCCCCACATTCAGCGCTGGATCTTCTGTCCATCGCGCCTCCTGGCTGGGGAGGCGTGCTCCTTGCGGGTGCCCTGGCCACTGTCCTGATCTCGTCCGGAGCATATCTGGTCGGGATGCTAATCGGACTGTTCGGCGCGCTCGGAAAACTGAGTGGGTTTCGGCCGCTCCAACTCCTGCTTAATGCCTATACCACGATCATTCGTGCCGTACCCGAGCTGATTTTGATCGTTGCCCTCTATTACGCCGGAACAGACGGCCTGAACCGTATCCTCGCCTGGGCGGGACTGGGACCTATCGAAATCAACGGTCTTATCGCGGCTATTGCGGTCCTTGGCTTTGTGCAGGGTGCCTACATGACCGAGGTGCTGCGCGGCGCAATCCTTGCAATCCCTGTCGGGCAACTGGAAGCCGCGAAAGCGTTCGGAATGCGTCCGGCGTTGCGCTTCCGCAGGATCGTCTTGCCAGGCCTCATCCCGAACGCGCTGCCGGGCTTTGCCAATCTCTGGATGTCGGTCATCAAGGACAGTGCATTGATCGCCGTCGTCGGTTACCAGGAACTGGCGCTTGCCGCGCGCGTCGCAGCAAGCAACACCAAGGAATACATGGTGTTCTTTCTGGCTGCGGCGGTGCTCTACCTCGTCATCACCATAGTCTCGAACATGCTCTTCGCTGCGCTGGAAGCCTACTTCCGTCGCGGACAAAGACCGGTTGTGTAA
- a CDS encoding transporter substrate-binding domain-containing protein gives MKHLGKALAIAVFMMAADAYADIRFGIVNEAYPPYTTKDASGKAIGWEIDLMDAVCEELKEKCTIVDVAWDGLIPALESKKIDVIWSSMSITDERKKRIDFTDKYYSALAGMIGPKDGAMGVTAKELKDKTVGIAVSTTQSAYFKKHFADVASEKSYATVDESFQDLASGRIDYVFADTGPLKEFLKTDLGEECCEYKGNVEPDDTILGAGVGGGVRKGDDALRERLNAAIKAVRHSGKYAEFSKKYFDYDPY, from the coding sequence ATGAAGCACCTGGGAAAAGCGCTGGCCATCGCCGTCTTCATGATGGCGGCAGATGCGTATGCCGACATCCGCTTTGGCATCGTCAACGAGGCCTATCCGCCTTACACGACCAAGGACGCCTCCGGCAAGGCGATCGGCTGGGAGATCGACCTGATGGACGCCGTCTGTGAGGAGCTGAAGGAAAAATGCACGATCGTCGACGTTGCCTGGGATGGCCTCATTCCGGCGCTGGAAAGCAAGAAGATCGATGTGATCTGGTCCTCCATGTCAATCACCGACGAGCGCAAGAAGCGGATCGACTTCACCGACAAGTACTATTCGGCGCTGGCGGGGATGATCGGCCCGAAGGACGGCGCCATGGGGGTCACGGCTAAGGAGCTGAAGGACAAGACGGTGGGCATTGCCGTCTCGACCACCCAATCCGCCTATTTCAAGAAACACTTTGCCGACGTCGCGAGCGAGAAGAGCTATGCGACGGTCGATGAGTCTTTCCAGGACCTTGCCTCCGGACGCATCGACTACGTCTTTGCCGACACTGGCCCGCTCAAGGAGTTCCTGAAGACCGATCTTGGAGAAGAGTGCTGCGAGTACAAGGGCAATGTCGAGCCGGACGACACCATCCTCGGCGCAGGGGTCGGCGGTGGTGTGCGCAAGGGCGACGACGCGCTGCGCGAAAGACTGAACGCCGCCATCAAGGCCGTCAGGCACAGCGGCAAGTATGCCGAATTCAGCAAGAAGTACTTCGACTACGACCCCTATTGA
- a CDS encoding ABC transporter ATP-binding protein, producing the protein MRTEKHPPALVVSDVHKSYGAHKVLKGVSLSAEKGDVVSIIGSSGSGKSTFLRCINFLEIPDCGSFRINGEEVAFRSGRGGKSQPSNWRQIERLRTGLGMVFQSFNLWQHMTILQNVIEAPVHVLGVERAIAIEKAEALLAKVGLYDKRDAYPAFLSGGQQQRASIARALCVDPAVMLFDEPTSALDPELVGEVLKVIRGLAEEGRTMIMVTHEMKFARDVSTRVMFLHQGQVEEEGSPAQVFGAPTSARCREFVAAGSH; encoded by the coding sequence ATGCGCACTGAGAAACACCCGCCCGCTCTGGTCGTGAGTGATGTTCACAAGAGCTACGGAGCCCATAAGGTCCTGAAGGGCGTTTCCCTCTCGGCCGAGAAAGGCGATGTCGTCTCGATCATTGGATCGTCAGGTTCGGGCAAGAGCACCTTCCTGCGCTGCATCAACTTCCTTGAGATTCCGGATTGTGGTTCCTTCCGCATCAATGGCGAAGAAGTCGCGTTCCGAAGCGGGCGCGGCGGAAAATCGCAACCCTCCAACTGGCGCCAAATCGAAAGGCTGAGAACCGGCCTGGGCATGGTCTTCCAGAGTTTCAACCTCTGGCAGCACATGACCATCCTTCAGAACGTCATCGAAGCGCCGGTACATGTGCTCGGGGTCGAGCGGGCCATAGCCATCGAGAAGGCCGAAGCACTGCTGGCCAAGGTCGGTCTTTACGACAAAAGGGATGCCTACCCGGCCTTCCTGTCAGGCGGACAACAGCAACGCGCGTCCATCGCTCGCGCACTCTGCGTTGATCCCGCCGTCATGCTGTTCGATGAGCCGACATCGGCCCTTGATCCCGAACTCGTCGGGGAGGTGCTCAAGGTCATCCGCGGCCTCGCCGAGGAGGGTCGCACCATGATCATGGTCACCCACGAGATGAAGTTCGCTCGCGATGTCTCGACACGCGTCATGTTTCTGCACCAGGGCCAGGTTGAGGAGGAAGGTTCCCCCGCTCAGGTCTTCGGCGCGCCCACGAGCGCTCGCTGCAGAGAATTCGTTGCAGCCGGTTCGCACTGA
- a CDS encoding B3/B4 domain-containing protein, whose translation MLDFPLIDRSIAEIAPDFRAISILVDASDPTRGPMARDVLGEACDFVRAGGPQWGDAHLASWADVYSRFGAKPNRTPCSAQALKKRVEKDGRLPTINPLVDLYNAVSLRFAVPVGGENFDAYVGKPRLAIADGTEAFDTVANGEAIIEHPSVGEVIWRDDIGVTCRRWNWRQGTRTRLDSIGGRMWFILESLETMPEEALEEAANMLVSGLRQLAPGCDVYRQNLLPA comes from the coding sequence ATGTTGGATTTTCCGCTCATCGACAGGTCTATCGCAGAAATAGCGCCGGATTTCCGTGCGATCAGCATCTTGGTTGATGCCAGCGATCCGACCCGCGGGCCAATGGCGCGCGACGTCCTGGGGGAAGCCTGTGACTTCGTACGCGCCGGTGGACCACAATGGGGCGACGCCCATCTTGCCAGTTGGGCAGACGTCTATAGCCGTTTCGGGGCCAAGCCCAACCGGACGCCGTGCTCTGCACAGGCGCTGAAGAAGCGGGTTGAAAAGGACGGTCGCCTACCCACCATCAATCCGTTGGTCGACCTCTACAATGCCGTCAGCCTGCGTTTTGCCGTGCCCGTCGGGGGCGAGAATTTTGATGCCTATGTCGGCAAGCCGCGGCTGGCGATTGCCGACGGTACGGAAGCCTTCGACACGGTCGCGAATGGCGAGGCAATCATCGAACATCCGTCCGTTGGTGAGGTGATCTGGCGCGACGATATCGGCGTGACATGCCGCCGGTGGAATTGGCGACAGGGAACGCGCACGCGCCTGGATTCCATCGGTGGTCGAATGTGGTTCATCCTGGAGAGTCTCGAAACGATGCCAGAGGAGGCGCTTGAGGAAGCGGCCAACATGCTGGTGAGCGGCCTTCGGCAACTGGCGCCGGGGTGCGACGTCTATAGGCAGAACCTTCTCCCAGCATAG
- a CDS encoding helix-turn-helix domain-containing protein — translation MEKKVNISTETVADVERVSATVSQNLKTFRRQSGLTLDELSRKSGVSKGMLVEIEKGTANPSIATLCRAATALGVSVADFVGVASSVPVRIVPAQDASTLWHGPKGGSATLLVGTNGPDEIELWRWTLFPGEIFESPGHSPGTLELINVETGELTLKFADSEHLVHAGSSVLARTEDKHAYMNCGNDELRFVMAVAELQRPRVRTGL, via the coding sequence ATGGAAAAGAAAGTCAATATATCGACCGAAACGGTCGCTGATGTCGAGCGCGTCAGCGCAACCGTCTCGCAGAACCTGAAAACCTTCAGGCGCCAGAGCGGCCTGACGCTGGACGAACTGTCCCGGAAGTCCGGCGTGAGCAAGGGCATGCTGGTCGAGATCGAGAAGGGAACAGCCAATCCGAGCATCGCCACGCTGTGCCGGGCCGCCACCGCCTTGGGCGTGTCGGTTGCGGATTTCGTCGGGGTGGCGTCGAGTGTTCCTGTTCGCATAGTCCCAGCACAGGACGCATCGACCCTGTGGCACGGTCCGAAGGGCGGAAGCGCAACACTTCTCGTTGGAACCAACGGGCCGGACGAGATCGAGCTGTGGCGCTGGACGCTTTTCCCGGGCGAGATATTTGAATCTCCCGGCCATTCGCCCGGCACACTCGAGCTCATTAACGTCGAAACGGGTGAGCTCACCCTGAAGTTCGCAGACAGCGAGCACTTGGTTCACGCGGGTTCATCCGTTCTGGCGCGAACCGAAGACAAGCACGCCTACATGAATTGTGGAAACGATGAACTACGGTTCGTAATGGCTGTGGCGGAACTGCAGCGACCTCGGGTGAGGACGGGTCTTTAG